A genomic window from Peptococcaceae bacterium includes:
- a CDS encoding nucleotidyltransferase domain-containing protein, with product MITKHIVQSMAERIVNAFSPEKIIVFGSWARNEATKDSDIDFLVITSYKGSKRDIQVAMRRELKGFGIPKDVIVASKEEIEQKKDLPGYIYGTALKEGRVVYERIDQ from the coding sequence ATGATTACTAAGCATATTGTTCAATCCATGGCTGAGAGAATTGTAAATGCCTTTTCACCGGAAAAAATTATTGTTTTTGGCTCTTGGGCACGGAATGAAGCCACCAAAGATAGCGATATTGATTTTTTGGTAATCACCTCTTATAAAGGCTCAAAAAGAGATATCCAAGTAGCTATGAGAAGAGAATTAAAGGGATTTGGTATTCCTAAAGACGTTATAGTTGCCTCAAAAGAAGAGATTGAGCAAAAAAAAGATTTGCCAGGATATATTTATGGAACCGCATTAAAGGAGGGGAGGGTCGTTTATGAGCGAATTGACCAATAG
- a CDS encoding HEPN domain-containing protein: MSELTNRQLALRWFEYAKNDLQAASILLSHDDVAPRTVCFLAQQSAEKALKAILVLKGLDVIRTHDLDALSETLPKKVSAKFESFDLTWLTEWSVESRYPGDWPEASCEDAKKAVTIATEVLNACNSIFINEN; encoded by the coding sequence ATGAGCGAATTGACCAATAGACAACTGGCATTACGGTGGTTTGAATATGCGAAAAACGATTTACAGGCAGCATCAATATTACTTTCGCATGATGACGTGGCTCCCCGGACCGTTTGTTTTTTAGCTCAACAAAGTGCTGAAAAAGCTCTGAAAGCAATTTTAGTGTTAAAAGGATTGGATGTAATAAGAACTCATGACCTTGATGCTTTATCAGAGACATTACCTAAAAAAGTAAGTGCAAAGTTTGAAAGTTTTGATTTAACATGGTTAACTGAATGGAGCGTGGAATCCCGTTATCCCGGAGATTGGCCGGAAGCTTCATGTGAGGATGCAAAAAAGGCAGTAACAATAGCTACAGAAGTCCTTAATGCATGTAATAGTATTTTTATAAATGAAAATTAA
- a CDS encoding flavodoxin family protein, whose product MLIVGINGSPNKEGSTAFLLNKGLEQAARLGAKTEIIHAAEVLKDLAVPFCTVCSTPCQGTCMAGTSFEDALNLLSEADGMLVGSPVYFGSITGQLKAFWDQTRRLRAEKKLLNVAGGAVAVGASRFGGQELTIRVIQEMMLVQGMTIVGPGHAGHDCGHFGVAAQRPAQEDKQALERIAVLAKRIFEVARETRVLRE is encoded by the coding sequence ATGCTGATCGTAGGTATTAACGGAAGTCCCAACAAAGAGGGATCCACCGCTTTTTTATTGAACAAAGGGCTGGAACAGGCCGCAAGGCTGGGAGCAAAAACGGAAATTATTCACGCAGCCGAGGTTTTAAAAGACCTGGCGGTTCCTTTTTGTACTGTTTGTTCCACGCCGTGCCAGGGGACCTGCATGGCCGGGACTTCTTTTGAGGATGCGCTCAACCTGTTAAGTGAAGCAGACGGCATGCTGGTCGGCTCGCCGGTTTATTTCGGCAGTATAACCGGCCAGTTGAAGGCTTTTTGGGACCAGACCCGCCGGCTTCGTGCGGAAAAGAAGCTGCTAAACGTTGCCGGCGGAGCTGTGGCCGTAGGAGCATCCCGTTTCGGCGGGCAAGAACTTACAATAAGAGTCATCCAGGAAATGATGCTTGTACAGGGTATGACAATCGTAGGTCCGGGTCATGCTGGTCATGACTGCGGTCATTTCGGGGTTGCCGCCCAGCGCCCGGCCCAGGAGGATAAGCAGGCGCTGGAAAGGATTGCGGTCCTGGCTAAAAGGATTTTTGAAGTTGCCCGAGAAACCAGGGTACTGCGAGAGTAG
- a CDS encoding deoxyguanosinetriphosphate triphosphohydrolase, whose protein sequence is MSIRQEIEAFEETALSPYAMLASRSVGRQRPEEPDPIRTCFMRDRDRIIHSKSFRRLKHKTQVFIAMGNDHYRTRLTHTLEVNQISQTAGKALRLNLDLIEAIALGHDVGHTPFAHTGEEVLDRLLPGGFKHNLNSVRVLTRIEQGRAGPGLNLSQEVLDGIAHHSGFGRGESACKTLEGQVVRYADKIAYVQHDIDDSIRASVLTLDDIPKEFLDILGYSHSERVGTLVKDLVLTTRSNLARGEIKVSLSPEINRALQGLRRFMFETVYKGPYCQKQRHGAAHIVEYLFSYYMENPDELPGLYREIAEEEGLEQGVADYISGMTDNYCVLLFKDKVLPQASVK, encoded by the coding sequence ATGTCCATTCGCCAGGAAATCGAAGCCTTCGAAGAAACAGCTCTCAGTCCTTATGCCATGCTCGCTTCCAGGTCGGTGGGCCGCCAACGGCCCGAGGAACCTGATCCCATCCGGACCTGCTTCATGAGGGACAGGGACCGCATAATTCATTCCAAGTCTTTTCGCCGCTTGAAACATAAAACACAGGTTTTTATTGCCATGGGCAACGACCACTACAGGACAAGGCTGACTCATACCCTGGAAGTGAACCAGATTTCTCAAACTGCGGGCAAAGCGCTGCGGCTGAATCTTGATTTGATTGAAGCCATTGCCCTCGGCCATGATGTCGGACATACGCCGTTTGCTCACACTGGCGAGGAGGTTTTGGACAGGCTTTTGCCCGGCGGTTTTAAACACAATTTAAACAGTGTTCGCGTACTGACCCGGATCGAACAGGGCAGGGCGGGACCCGGTTTAAACCTCAGCCAGGAGGTGCTGGACGGGATAGCACATCACAGCGGGTTTGGGAGGGGAGAGAGCGCCTGTAAGACCCTGGAGGGGCAGGTCGTGCGGTATGCCGACAAAATTGCCTATGTCCAGCACGATATAGATGACAGCATCAGGGCCTCCGTACTCACTTTGGATGATATACCCAAAGAGTTCCTGGATATATTGGGATACAGCCACAGCGAAAGAGTCGGAACCCTGGTAAAAGACCTCGTCCTTACTACGAGGTCAAATTTGGCCCGGGGCGAAATAAAAGTCAGCCTGAGCCCTGAAATAAACAGGGCTCTCCAGGGATTGCGCAGGTTTATGTTTGAAACGGTGTATAAAGGGCCATACTGCCAGAAGCAAAGGCATGGTGCCGCCCACATTGTGGAGTATTTATTCAGCTATTATATGGAAAATCCGGATGAACTGCCCGGCCTGTACAGGGAAATTGCGGAAGAAGAAGGGCTTGAGCAGGGCGTGGCCGATTATATTTCCGGGATGACGGACAATTACTGTGTGCTGCTGTTTAAGGATAAAGTCCTGCCGCAGGCGAGCGTTAAGTAA
- the dnaG gene encoding DNA primase → MGQIPQEFIDDLRHRADIVEIIREFVPLKKQGQNFIGLCPFHAEKTPSFVVSPQKQIFHCFGCGKGGNVFTFLMEKSAMSFLEAVSFLAKRYGLLIPVSAVSPEKKKQESLKKRYYHINELAARFYSGKLYDKTGAEALSYLKNRGLNKNTLEKFALGYAPPGWDELSRFLLEQGCSEQELLLLGLAVKTQKGGTVDRFRHRIIYPITDEAGRVVGFGGRVLDDSQPKYLNSPETPLFSKGKHLYGLNLARGAIRNQDKSVIMEGYMDVITAHQNEIYNAVGTLGTALTVEQARLLMRYSYQAVICFDADQAGEKATLRGLDILQEQGCQVSVISVPGAKDPDEFIKEEGKGSFTELVERAQPLLEYKLSKLIERCDAQTVPGKVRIVQSLIPDIMKTQSPVARQAFIQMVSERLVFPETAIHAEIRKTFSQDSPALQNSARQARPLSAREKAQRFLIRISLENPQTMTEIEKWGGKELFSDQLLKEIYQNNYLIFQAGHNIKADDLMSLLENSASRDALSGILLADEVPEGWERVFKDCLVLLKTELLNRKIAENNSRMSQFEKMGDVSKSLELMVEIQQMVKEKHSLATTLRKGGI, encoded by the coding sequence ATGGGCCAGATCCCCCAGGAATTTATTGATGACCTGCGCCACCGGGCGGATATTGTGGAGATAATAAGGGAATTCGTGCCGCTAAAAAAACAGGGCCAAAACTTTATCGGGTTGTGTCCATTCCATGCGGAGAAAACTCCTTCTTTTGTTGTCTCTCCTCAGAAACAGATCTTTCATTGCTTTGGCTGCGGAAAGGGCGGAAATGTTTTTACCTTTCTCATGGAGAAGAGCGCCATGAGTTTCCTGGAAGCGGTTTCCTTTCTGGCCAAACGTTACGGCCTCCTGATCCCGGTCTCTGCCGTTTCTCCGGAAAAAAAGAAACAGGAATCATTAAAAAAAAGGTACTATCATATCAATGAACTAGCAGCCCGGTTTTATTCCGGAAAGCTGTACGATAAAACAGGGGCGGAAGCCTTATCATACCTGAAAAATAGGGGACTTAACAAAAATACCCTGGAAAAATTTGCGCTTGGGTACGCGCCTCCCGGTTGGGATGAACTCAGCCGTTTTTTGTTGGAGCAAGGGTGTTCGGAACAGGAACTCCTGCTGTTGGGACTTGCCGTAAAGACGCAAAAAGGCGGAACTGTTGACCGCTTCCGCCACCGCATCATTTATCCCATTACGGATGAAGCCGGAAGGGTTGTTGGCTTTGGCGGCCGTGTTTTGGACGATTCCCAGCCGAAGTATCTTAATTCTCCGGAAACACCCCTTTTTTCGAAAGGCAAGCACCTGTACGGCTTGAATTTGGCCAGGGGAGCCATCCGCAACCAAGACAAGTCCGTAATTATGGAAGGGTACATGGATGTTATAACAGCGCATCAAAATGAGATATACAATGCAGTGGGCACGCTGGGTACAGCCTTAACCGTTGAGCAGGCCCGGTTGTTGATGCGTTACAGCTACCAGGCAGTCATCTGTTTTGATGCGGACCAGGCCGGCGAAAAGGCAACGCTCCGGGGTCTTGATATCTTGCAGGAACAAGGGTGCCAGGTTTCGGTCATATCCGTTCCGGGAGCGAAGGATCCGGATGAATTTATTAAAGAAGAGGGGAAGGGAAGCTTTACAGAGCTTGTTGAACGAGCCCAGCCCCTTTTGGAATATAAATTGAGCAAATTGATTGAGCGGTGTGATGCCCAGACTGTACCGGGCAAAGTCAGGATTGTGCAGTCTCTTATTCCCGACATCATGAAAACGCAAAGCCCTGTTGCGCGCCAGGCTTTTATCCAGATGGTAAGCGAACGGCTTGTCTTCCCGGAAACAGCGATTCATGCCGAAATAAGGAAAACATTTTCCCAAGACAGCCCTGCTCTCCAAAACAGTGCCCGGCAGGCTCGACCGCTGTCTGCCCGGGAAAAGGCCCAAAGGTTCCTGATCAGGATTTCCCTGGAAAACCCTCAAACCATGACGGAAATAGAAAAATGGGGAGGAAAAGAACTCTTCAGCGATCAATTGTTGAAAGAAATTTATCAAAACAATTATTTAATCTTCCAGGCTGGTCATAATATAAAAGCGGACGATTTAATGAGCCTGCTGGAAAACAGCGCTTCCCGGGATGCTTTATCGGGAATTCTGTTGGCAGATGAGGTCCCTGAAGGTTGGGAGAGAGTGTTTAAGGACTGCCTGGTGCTTTTGAAAACCGAACTGCTTAACAGGAAGATAGCAGAAAACAACAGCCGCATGTCCCAGTTCGAAAAAATGGGCGATGTCAGTAAATCCCTGGAATTGATG